Below is a window of Demequina muriae DNA.
CGACCCTGGAGGCCGATGCGGCGGTGTGGCTCGCGCCGGACGTCCCGGCGGGTGAAGCCACGCGCTGCGAGGCCCAGGTGCGCGCGCACGGTGCGCCGGTGCCCGGAACGGTCACGCGCCACGGCGATCGCCTCGTGGTCGAGCTCGACGAGCCGATGCGCGGGGTGGCCGCAGGCCAGTCGCTGGTGGTCTACGACGGCACCAGAGTGCTCGGCCAGGCGACGCTCGCCAAGCGCGACATCTGACTCCGCAGTTCGCCGAGTCCCACCTCCGATCCCGACGCCGGCGACGGCGACGAGGAATCTCCGCGCGGGCTGGCGTCGGGCGCCCCACGCGGCGGCCGAGGGCACTGAGCTGATGGCCTGATGGGGGCTCATGAGAGCCGTCTCGTCGCGGTGAGTGGCGCGATCGTAACGTTTTGACCAGTGTTGATAACGAATCGGCATCGAAACGTTTTGCAAGCGCGTACGGAGTTTGACACCTGGGTGCAGGGGGCATAGCGTGAACGCGATTCGTGGGAGCGCTCTCACGCAGGGGAGAGCGCTCTCATGGGTCCGATAAGAACCCTCATCACAAAGGAGTGGACGTGAGTTTCACGCGACGTAAGAAGACGCTGGCCCTGACCGCAGGTGCCGCCATCTTCGCTTTGACCCTCGCTGGCTGTGCCAGCGGCGACGAGCCCGAAGAGGGCTCGACCACCGAGAACACCGCCGAGGCTGGTGAAGAGACCAGCAGCGATCCCGTATCGCTGACGATCGCGACCTTCAACACGCCGGGCCTCTCGGACTCCGAGACCGACGCTGACTACCAGTACGACCTCATCGAGGAGTACATGGAGCTCAACCCCCACGTGGACATCACGTACAACCGCGCCGCCGAGTCGGGTGACGCTCGTGAGAACTTCTTCACCAAGCTCGGCCCCGGCGGTCTCGCCGACGTCGAGATGGTCGAGGTCGACTGGATGCCCGAGGTCATGCAGTACTCGGACCTCCTGACTGACCTGTCCTCCGACGCCGTCGAAGGCCGTTGGGTCGACTATGTCGAGGCTGGCGCCACCGACGCCGATGGCCGCCTGATCGGCTACGGCACGGACACGGGCCCCCAGGGCGTCTGCTACCGCGCCGACCTGTTCGAAGAGGCCGGTCTTCCGACCGACCCCGCTGAGGTCGCTGAGCTTCTGGACGGCGATTGGGACAACTTCTTCGCCGTGGGCGATGACTACGTCGACGCCACCGGCTCCGCGTTCTACGATTCGGCCGCCGGCGTGTGGCAGGGCATGATCAACCAGCTCGGAACCGCGTACGAAGACGCAGACTCCGGCGAGATCGTCGTCCTGGACAACCCCGAGGTCAAGGCGCTCTACGACCAGGTGACCGCAGCGTCCGAGACGCAGTCGTCGCACTTCGGCCAGTGGGGTGAGGACTGGTTCGCCGGTCTCTCCAACGGTGCATACGCGACCATGCTGTGCCCGCCGTGGATGCTCGGCGTCATCGAGGGCAACGCCCCCGACACCACCGACTGGAACCTCGCCAACGTCTACCCGAACGGTGGCGGCAACTGGGGTGGATCCTGGCTGACCGTTCCCGCCTCCGGCGCGAACATCGAAGAGGCAACCAAGCTGGCCGAGTGGCTCACCGCCCCCGAGCAGCAGGCCAAGGCATTCGCCAACGCCGGTACCTACCCGAGCCAGGTCGCCGCGTACGACGACCCGGCCGTCACCGGCGCCGTGAACGCGTACTTCAACGAGGCACCGATCGGTGAGATCTTCGCCGAGCGTGCGGAGGCCGTCGTGCCGTCGCCGTTCAAGGGAGAGTTCTACTTCCAGGTGAACGACG
It encodes the following:
- a CDS encoding ABC transporter substrate-binding protein; the protein is MSFTRRKKTLALTAGAAIFALTLAGCASGDEPEEGSTTENTAEAGEETSSDPVSLTIATFNTPGLSDSETDADYQYDLIEEYMELNPHVDITYNRAAESGDARENFFTKLGPGGLADVEMVEVDWMPEVMQYSDLLTDLSSDAVEGRWVDYVEAGATDADGRLIGYGTDTGPQGVCYRADLFEEAGLPTDPAEVAELLDGDWDNFFAVGDDYVDATGSAFYDSAAGVWQGMINQLGTAYEDADSGEIVVLDNPEVKALYDQVTAASETQSSHFGQWGEDWFAGLSNGAYATMLCPPWMLGVIEGNAPDTTDWNLANVYPNGGGNWGGSWLTVPASGANIEEATKLAEWLTAPEQQAKAFANAGTYPSQVAAYDDPAVTGAVNAYFNEAPIGEIFAERAEAVVPSPFKGEFYFQVNDAINNALTRVEEGTDDPAASWEKAVADIEAIG